Proteins from a genomic interval of Equus quagga isolate Etosha38 chromosome 13, UCLA_HA_Equagga_1.0, whole genome shotgun sequence:
- the IRX6 gene encoding iroquois-class homeodomain protein IRX-6 isoform X2, whose protein sequence is MSFPHFGHPYGNASQFLVSASSSATCCESAPRSVPDVASGSTPAAALCCASYDSRLLGSARPELGAALGIYGAPYAAAAAAQSYPGYLPYSPEPPALYGALNPQYEFKEAAGNFTPGLAQPGAYYPYEPTLGQYQYDRYGAVELSGAGRRKNATRETTSTLKAWLNEHRKNPYPTKGEKIMLAIITKMTLTQVSTWFANARRRLKKENKMTWAPKNKGAEERKVEGGAEESLGCLNGDTKDVTASQEARGLRLSDLEDLEEEEEEEEAAEEEAVAAATDRLAEFPKDTQSLPAPCAAARDGGLERRECGLAAPRFSFNEPPGSGEADFLRAEPGGPTLTMPYPCREKPRIWSLARTAAASAVEGAPPTPPRPRSPERLLIPGQLPGSGARPAVPRDSACDESSRVAKAFGTPPFALQGLPLSCAPCPRRREPAVRCQYPSGAEG, encoded by the exons ATGTCCTTCCCGCACTTTGGACACCCGTATGGCAACGCTTCCCAG TTTCTGGTGTCTGCAAGTTCCAGCGCCACTTGCTGCGAATCCGCCCCGCGCTCGGTCCCAGATGTGGCCTCAGGCTCCACCCCGGCGGCCGCTCTCTGCTGCGCGTCCTACGATAGCCGGCTGCTAGGCAGTGCGCGGCCCGAGCTGGGCGCGGCCTTGGGCATCTACGGAGCCCCCTATGCGGCCGCTGCAGCCGCGCAGAGCTACCCCGGCTACCTGCCCTACAGCCCGGAGCCGCCCGCGCTGTACGGGGCGCTG AATCCACAGTATGAATTTAAGGAGGCTGCAGGGAACTTCACACCTGGCCTGGCCCAACCGGGAGCCTACTATCCCTATGAGCCGACTCTGGGGCAGTATCAGTATGACCG GTACGGGGCTGTGGAGTTGAGTGGCGCCGGGCGCCGGAAGAACGCCACCCGGGAGACCACTAGCACGCTCAAGGCCTGGCTCAACGAGCACCGCAAGAACCCCTACCCCACCAAGGGCGAGAAGATCATGCTGGCCATCATCACCAAGATGACCCTCACCCAGGTGTCCACCTGGTTCGCCAACGCGCGCCGGCGCCTCAAGAAGGAGAACAAGATGACGTGGGCGCCGAAGAACAAAGGCGCGGAGGAGAGGAAGGTGGAGGGCGGAGCAGAGGAATCGCTAGGCTGCCTGAACGGTGACACCAAAG ATGTTACAGCTAGCCAGGAGGCTCGCGGGCTCCGGCTGAGTGACCTGGAAgacctggaggaagaggaggaggaagaggaggcggCAGAAGAGGAGGCAGTGGCTGCAGCTACTGACAGGCTGGCCGAGTTCCCTAAGGACACGCAGTCGCTGCCAGCGCCATGCGCCGCAGCCCGAGATGGCGGGCTGGAGCGCAGGGAGTGCGGCCTGGCGGCGCCCCGCTTCTCGTTCAATGAGCCCCCGGGGTCGGGAGAAGCGGATTTCCTCCGGGCGGAGCCCGGGGGTCCCACGTTGACCATGCCCTACCCGTGCAGAGAGAAACCGCGCATCTGGTCTCTGGCGCGCACGGCGGCAGCCAGCGCGGTCGAAGGTGCCCCTCCAACCCCGCCCAGGCCGCGAAGTCCTGAGCGCCTTCTGATTCCTGGACAGCTTCCAGGCTCGGGCGCGCGACCCGCGGTCCCCAGAGACTCCGCGTGCGACGAGTCTTCTCGAGTAGCCAAAGCCTTCGGAACCCCCCCGTTTGCCCTGCAGGGCCTGCCGCTGAGCTGTGCGCCGTGCCCGCGGCGGAGGGAGCCCGCCGTGCGGTGCCAGTACCCGTCCGGAGCGGAAG GTTAG
- the IRX6 gene encoding iroquois-class homeodomain protein IRX-6 isoform X1, whose amino-acid sequence MSFPHFGHPYGNASQFLVSASSSATCCESAPRSVPDVASGSTPAAALCCASYDSRLLGSARPELGAALGIYGAPYAAAAAAQSYPGYLPYSPEPPALYGALNPQYEFKEAAGNFTPGLAQPGAYYPYEPTLGQYQYDRYGAVELSGAGRRKNATRETTSTLKAWLNEHRKNPYPTKGEKIMLAIITKMTLTQVSTWFANARRRLKKENKMTWAPKNKGAEERKVEGGAEESLGCLNGDTKDVTASQEARGLRLSDLEDLEEEEEEEEAAEEEAVAAATDRLAEFPKDTQSLPAPCAAARDGGLERRECGLAAPRFSFNEPPGSGEADFLRAEPGGPTLTMPYPCREKPRIWSLARTAAASAVEGAPPTPPRPRSPERLLIPGQLPGSGARPAVPRDSACDESSRVAKAFGTPPFALQGLPLSCAPCPRRREPAVRCQYPSGAEAG is encoded by the exons ATGTCCTTCCCGCACTTTGGACACCCGTATGGCAACGCTTCCCAG TTTCTGGTGTCTGCAAGTTCCAGCGCCACTTGCTGCGAATCCGCCCCGCGCTCGGTCCCAGATGTGGCCTCAGGCTCCACCCCGGCGGCCGCTCTCTGCTGCGCGTCCTACGATAGCCGGCTGCTAGGCAGTGCGCGGCCCGAGCTGGGCGCGGCCTTGGGCATCTACGGAGCCCCCTATGCGGCCGCTGCAGCCGCGCAGAGCTACCCCGGCTACCTGCCCTACAGCCCGGAGCCGCCCGCGCTGTACGGGGCGCTG AATCCACAGTATGAATTTAAGGAGGCTGCAGGGAACTTCACACCTGGCCTGGCCCAACCGGGAGCCTACTATCCCTATGAGCCGACTCTGGGGCAGTATCAGTATGACCG GTACGGGGCTGTGGAGTTGAGTGGCGCCGGGCGCCGGAAGAACGCCACCCGGGAGACCACTAGCACGCTCAAGGCCTGGCTCAACGAGCACCGCAAGAACCCCTACCCCACCAAGGGCGAGAAGATCATGCTGGCCATCATCACCAAGATGACCCTCACCCAGGTGTCCACCTGGTTCGCCAACGCGCGCCGGCGCCTCAAGAAGGAGAACAAGATGACGTGGGCGCCGAAGAACAAAGGCGCGGAGGAGAGGAAGGTGGAGGGCGGAGCAGAGGAATCGCTAGGCTGCCTGAACGGTGACACCAAAG ATGTTACAGCTAGCCAGGAGGCTCGCGGGCTCCGGCTGAGTGACCTGGAAgacctggaggaagaggaggaggaagaggaggcggCAGAAGAGGAGGCAGTGGCTGCAGCTACTGACAGGCTGGCCGAGTTCCCTAAGGACACGCAGTCGCTGCCAGCGCCATGCGCCGCAGCCCGAGATGGCGGGCTGGAGCGCAGGGAGTGCGGCCTGGCGGCGCCCCGCTTCTCGTTCAATGAGCCCCCGGGGTCGGGAGAAGCGGATTTCCTCCGGGCGGAGCCCGGGGGTCCCACGTTGACCATGCCCTACCCGTGCAGAGAGAAACCGCGCATCTGGTCTCTGGCGCGCACGGCGGCAGCCAGCGCGGTCGAAGGTGCCCCTCCAACCCCGCCCAGGCCGCGAAGTCCTGAGCGCCTTCTGATTCCTGGACAGCTTCCAGGCTCGGGCGCGCGACCCGCGGTCCCCAGAGACTCCGCGTGCGACGAGTCTTCTCGAGTAGCCAAAGCCTTCGGAACCCCCCCGTTTGCCCTGCAGGGCCTGCCGCTGAGCTGTGCGCCGTGCCCGCGGCGGAGGGAGCCCGCCGTGCGGTGCCAGTACCCGTCCGGAGCGGAAG CAGGTTAG